One window of the Deltaproteobacteria bacterium genome contains the following:
- a CDS encoding RNA-directed DNA polymerase: MIPFEFPFNFDALSKAFQHVKENHGRAGVDGMTIGRFEEDYYENLKKLAQEIKDGSYVPLPLLKILVDKGNGEARGLCIPTVRDRVAQTAVYHIIEPILEREFEECSFAYRKGRSVKQAVYSIKGYYDKGYRWVVEADIDAFFDSVDHGLLLEKLKRYVRDEVILRLIGLWLKAEVWDGEAVKAINKGIPQGSPISPILANLFLDELDEAFLKKGNRIIRFSDDFVVLCKNPKDAQAALEFTSEVLEKLLLKLDESDVVNFEHGFKFLGVTFVRSLIMVPFDRPKRERRVLYVPPPMSQ; the protein is encoded by the coding sequence ATGATCCCTTTTGAATTCCCATTCAATTTTGATGCCCTTTCTAAAGCTTTCCAACACGTCAAGGAAAACCACGGCCGGGCCGGGGTGGATGGGATGACGATTGGGAGGTTTGAAGAGGATTATTACGAAAACTTGAAAAAGTTGGCCCAGGAGATCAAGGACGGCTCCTATGTCCCGCTTCCTTTGCTGAAAATCCTGGTGGACAAGGGCAATGGAGAGGCCAGGGGACTCTGTATCCCGACGGTGCGGGATCGGGTTGCGCAGACTGCCGTTTACCATATCATAGAGCCCATCCTGGAAAGGGAGTTTGAAGAGTGTAGCTTTGCTTACAGGAAGGGAAGGTCGGTTAAGCAGGCGGTTTATAGCATTAAGGGATACTATGACAAAGGTTACCGCTGGGTCGTGGAAGCTGACATTGATGCCTTCTTCGACAGCGTGGATCATGGGTTATTATTGGAAAAGCTAAAAAGGTATGTCCGGGATGAAGTAATCTTGCGACTCATCGGGCTATGGCTGAAGGCTGAGGTTTGGGATGGGGAGGCCGTCAAGGCCATAAATAAAGGGATTCCCCAGGGTTCTCCTATTTCTCCTATCCTGGCCAACCTTTTCTTGGACGAGTTGGATGAAGCTTTTCTTAAGAAGGGGAACCGGATTATCAGATTTTCAGACGATTTTGTCGTTCTTTGTAAAAATCCTAAAGACGCTCAAGCGGCCCTTGAATTCACCAGTGAAGTCTTGGAAAAATTGCTCTTGAAACTGGATGAATCCGACGTGGTCAACTTTGAACATGGTTTTAAGTTTCTTGGGGTTACCTTTGTACGTAGCCTGATTATGGTCCCTTTTGACCGACCCAAGAGGGAAAGAAGAGTCCTTTATGTGCCGCCGCCGATGTCACAGTAG
- a CDS encoding four helix bundle protein: MEGKQPIKSYRDLIVWQKSYALARKILAISRNFPNNEESRIIKRQIIRSAISIPANIAEGFGGNKGKVFKNSLTIARREAGETDYWLLLCFEEGYINEDIYKDVGERISGSKGNAFINHFKIIRICFLLSLLTIDF; the protein is encoded by the coding sequence ATGGAAGGAAAACAACCGATAAAAAGTTATAGAGATTTGATTGTTTGGCAAAAATCCTATGCGCTAGCCAGAAAAATTTTAGCTATTTCCAGGAATTTCCCGAATAATGAAGAATCGAGAATAATAAAGAGACAAATTATTCGATCCGCAATATCCATTCCAGCAAACATTGCCGAAGGATTTGGCGGTAATAAGGGCAAAGTCTTTAAAAATTCATTGACCATTGCCAGAAGAGAAGCAGGAGAAACAGATTATTGGTTATTGTTATGCTTCGAAGAAGGTTATATTAATGAGGACATCTATAAGGATGTTGGAGAGCGGATATCAGGAAGTAAGGGCAATGCTTTCATCAATCATTTCAAAATTATAAGAATTTGTTTCCTTTTATCACTATTGACAATTGACTTCTGA
- the cas1 gene encoding CRISPR-associated endonuclease Cas1 → MANLYLTEQGSVLKKTGDRIIVQKEGEVLLDVPCNKIEAVLIFGNVQFTTQAVHELFEHGIEMAILTRTGRLIGQLTSPMTKNIDLRVQQFKKHEDEAFKLDFSKSVVQGKITNSLQILRSFGYNHPEIGLKEEINGLEKAALEVPKIANGESLNGVEGNAARIYFNGFRKMILGEFGFTGRKKYPAPDPVNGLLSLGYTMVFNEISSLLDGLGFDPYLGYYHKIDYGRASLASDLLEEFRAPVSDRLTLKLINNRVLKQEDFYKNPKGEGVYLTREALKRYFAEYEDFTNNEFLHPETKEKTTLRKCFRIQIENLASFVKGDKGYHPFFLEI, encoded by the coding sequence ATGGCCAATTTATACTTAACCGAACAGGGTTCTGTGCTTAAAAAGACCGGCGACCGGATCATCGTCCAGAAAGAAGGTGAGGTCCTGCTGGATGTGCCTTGCAACAAGATCGAGGCGGTCCTGATTTTCGGCAACGTCCAGTTCACCACCCAGGCGGTCCATGAGCTTTTTGAGCACGGTATCGAGATGGCCATCCTGACCCGGACCGGCCGGCTTATAGGCCAACTTACTTCGCCCATGACTAAAAATATTGATCTGCGGGTTCAACAATTCAAAAAACATGAAGATGAAGCCTTTAAGCTTGATTTCTCAAAAAGCGTCGTCCAGGGAAAAATCACCAACTCCCTTCAAATCCTTCGTTCATTTGGTTATAATCACCCGGAGATCGGCTTGAAGGAAGAAATAAACGGCCTGGAGAAGGCTGCTTTGGAAGTACCAAAGATAGCAAATGGCGAAAGTCTCAATGGGGTGGAAGGCAATGCGGCCAGGATTTATTTTAATGGATTCAGGAAAATGATCCTTGGAGAATTCGGCTTTACCGGGAGGAAAAAATATCCGGCCCCAGATCCGGTCAACGGCCTTCTTTCTCTTGGTTATACCATGGTCTTTAATGAGATTTCATCTTTGCTGGATGGCCTCGGGTTTGATCCGTATCTCGGTTATTATCATAAAATTGATTATGGCCGGGCATCGTTGGCATCAGACCTCCTGGAGGAATTCCGGGCGCCGGTGTCGGATCGCCTCACCTTAAAGCTGATCAACAACCGGGTTTTAAAGCAGGAAGATTTTTATAAAAATCCCAAAGGGGAAGGGGTGTACTTGACCCGGGAGGCCCTGAAACGCTATTTTGCAGAATATGAGGACTTTACTAATAATGAATTCCTCCATCCGGAGACCAAAGAAAAGACCACCCTCCGGAAATGCTTCAGGATACAGATTGAAAACCTGGCCTCTTTTGTAAAAGGGGATAAAGGTTATCACCCGTTTTTCCTTGAGATTTGA
- the cas2 gene encoding CRISPR-associated endonuclease Cas2, giving the protein MFYLVSYDIPDTPRRTKIAKTLKDFGERVQYSVFECLLDQVLLDKMVFRLEKIIEKEEDSIRIYGLCGNCEKAVQVLGLGIVVNYPGFLREDWRNKLTGEGLDKG; this is encoded by the coding sequence ATGTTTTATCTTGTTTCTTATGACATTCCGGATACGCCGCGAAGGACCAAGATCGCCAAGACCCTAAAGGATTTCGGTGAGCGGGTGCAATACAGTGTTTTTGAATGCCTGCTTGACCAGGTCCTTCTGGATAAGATGGTCTTCAGATTGGAGAAAATCATTGAAAAGGAGGAGGACAGTATCCGGATTTACGGTCTTTGTGGTAATTGTGAGAAGGCGGTACAGGTTTTAGGACTGGGAATAGTTGTTAATTACCCCGGTTTTTTGAGAGAGGATTGGAGGAATAAATTAACCGGAGAGGGGTTGGATAAAGGGTAA